In the Natronolimnobius baerhuensis genome, one interval contains:
- the ilvD gene encoding dihydroxy-acid dehydratase — protein sequence MSSDEFDYGKDEQLRSREVTEGAEKAPHRAMFRAMGFDDEDFGSPMIGVPNPAADITPCNVHLDDVAESALAGVDDSGGMPIEFGTITISDAISMGTEGMKASLISRELIADSVELVSFGERMDGLVTIGGCDKNMPGMMMAAIRTDLPSVFLYGGSIMPGEHDGREVTVQNLFEGVGAVSDGDMSAEELDEMERHACPGAGSCGGMFTANTMASISEALGFAPLGSSSPPAEDEARYEVAREAGELAVEAVEAGRKPSDFLSKQSFENAIALQVAVGGSTNAVLHLLAMAAEAGVDLEIEEFDEISQRTPKIADLQPGGTRVMNDLHEIGGVPVILNALYEADLLHGDALTVTGNTIGEELEALDVPTIEDLEADFLYTVDEPKNEQGAIRILTGNLAPGGSVLKVTGDDELRHEGPARVFEEEEAAMKYVQEGNVESGDVLIIRNEGPQGGPGMREMLGVTSAVAGQGHAEDVALITDGRFSGATRGFSIGHVAPEAFAGGPIGLLEDGDVVEIDIAERTLAVDLSDDELAERHDEWEQPDPTYDTGVLAKFGRDFDSAENGAVTNPALKRD from the coding sequence ATGAGCAGCGATGAGTTCGACTACGGCAAAGACGAGCAGTTGCGCAGTCGCGAGGTGACCGAGGGCGCAGAAAAGGCCCCGCACCGTGCGATGTTCCGCGCGATGGGATTCGATGATGAGGACTTCGGCTCGCCGATGATCGGCGTACCGAACCCGGCCGCAGACATCACACCGTGTAACGTCCACCTCGATGATGTCGCCGAGTCGGCGCTTGCCGGCGTCGACGACTCCGGTGGGATGCCCATCGAGTTCGGGACGATCACCATCTCGGATGCGATCTCGATGGGCACTGAGGGGATGAAAGCCTCGCTTATCTCCCGCGAACTGATCGCCGACTCCGTCGAACTGGTCAGTTTCGGCGAGCGCATGGACGGGCTGGTCACCATCGGTGGCTGTGACAAGAACATGCCCGGGATGATGATGGCCGCAATCCGAACGGACCTGCCCAGCGTCTTCCTCTACGGCGGTTCGATCATGCCCGGCGAGCACGACGGGCGCGAAGTCACCGTCCAGAACCTCTTCGAGGGCGTTGGTGCCGTCTCTGACGGCGACATGTCCGCCGAGGAACTCGACGAAATGGAGCGCCACGCCTGTCCCGGCGCGGGATCCTGTGGCGGGATGTTCACCGCGAACACGATGGCGTCGATTTCGGAGGCACTCGGCTTCGCACCGCTTGGCAGTTCCAGCCCGCCCGCAGAAGACGAGGCTCGCTATGAGGTCGCCCGCGAAGCCGGCGAACTCGCCGTCGAGGCCGTCGAAGCGGGGCGCAAACCCTCTGACTTCCTGAGCAAGCAATCCTTCGAGAACGCCATCGCCCTACAGGTCGCCGTCGGCGGCTCGACCAACGCCGTCCTCCACCTGCTCGCAATGGCCGCCGAAGCCGGTGTCGACCTCGAGATCGAGGAGTTCGACGAGATCAGCCAGCGTACGCCGAAGATCGCCGACCTCCAACCCGGCGGCACACGCGTGATGAACGACCTTCACGAAATCGGTGGCGTGCCGGTCATCCTGAACGCCCTCTACGAGGCCGACCTGCTCCACGGTGACGCACTGACCGTGACCGGGAACACAATCGGCGAGGAACTCGAGGCCCTGGACGTGCCGACTATCGAGGACCTCGAGGCGGACTTCCTCTACACTGTCGACGAGCCGAAAAACGAACAGGGCGCGATCCGTATCCTGACGGGCAACCTTGCACCCGGTGGCTCCGTCCTCAAGGTAACCGGCGACGACGAGTTGCGCCACGAGGGGCCGGCCCGCGTCTTCGAGGAGGAAGAAGCCGCAATGAAGTACGTCCAGGAAGGCAACGTCGAGTCCGGCGACGTGCTCATCATCCGCAACGAAGGGCCACAGGGCGGTCCCGGCATGCGGGAGATGCTCGGTGTCACGAGCGCCGTCGCTGGCCAGGGCCACGCCGAAGACGTTGCGCTCATCACTGACGGTCGATTCTCGGGTGCCACGCGTGGCTTCTCTATCGGCCACGTCGCGCCCGAAGCTTTCGCTGGCGGCCCAATCGGCCTCCTCGAGGACGGCGACGTTGTCGAGATTGACATCGCAGAGCGCACGCTTGCCGTCGACCTCTCGGACGACGAACTCGCCGAGCGCCACGACGAGTGGGAGCAGCCAGACCCCACCTACGACACGGGCGTGCTGGCGAAATTCGGCCGCGACTTCGACTCTGCAGAAAACGGTGCGGTGACGAATCCCGCCCTCAAACGCGACTGA
- the mobA gene encoding molybdenum cofactor guanylyltransferase: protein MTTRSTSLAGLVIAGGYSTRFGEADKAVADLAGTPMSRRVVDRLAAVTDSVVINCREDQRSALQDALRECDLEIRFATDPIDDQGPVAGIQTGLEALDREYAAVVACDMPFVDPALFEVLLERAREHGSDGADAAVVQLEDGWYQTTQALYRTDSMAQACGETLAADDRRILAALERLEYVTIDEPTLERAGIDVQTFESIDTQDALEAAAVRLE, encoded by the coding sequence GTGACTACCCGTTCGACGTCGCTTGCCGGACTCGTCATCGCCGGCGGCTACTCCACGCGCTTTGGCGAGGCGGATAAAGCAGTTGCCGACCTCGCCGGCACACCGATGAGCCGACGCGTTGTCGACCGCCTTGCAGCCGTTACTGATTCCGTCGTCATCAACTGCCGCGAAGATCAACGCAGTGCACTGCAAGATGCACTCAGAGAGTGTGACCTCGAAATTCGGTTCGCAACGGATCCCATCGACGATCAGGGACCAGTCGCCGGGATCCAGACCGGTCTCGAGGCACTCGACCGAGAGTACGCGGCTGTCGTTGCCTGCGATATGCCGTTCGTCGACCCGGCGCTGTTCGAGGTGCTTCTCGAGCGCGCACGCGAACACGGCAGTGATGGGGCCGATGCCGCTGTCGTCCAACTCGAGGATGGCTGGTATCAGACAACACAAGCACTGTACCGGACTGATTCGATGGCACAAGCCTGTGGCGAAACGCTGGCAGCCGACGACAGGCGGATTCTCGCCGCCCTCGAGCGCCTCGAGTACGTCACCATCGACGAACCGACGCTCGAGCGGGCGGGAATCGACGTGCAGACATTCGAGAGTATCGACACACAGGATGCACTCGAGGCAGCCGCTGTTCGACTCGAGTAA
- a CDS encoding YncE family protein: MTIDPTRRKLLAGSATAGIIAVAGCTSGDDDPDDSETDTDDDPDESDDEEPMDDDEGEDEETETEDVGHYEVWALDQGLDNVHLYEPGEGDDEFDHVEEIDLNGLEGVPDEGVTPHMIDFSSDYEYAAIACTAGARTLVFRTEDRELVGNVETGASSHMAVFDPNDEYIHVDVIAEEKIVRVEADLENEEFEYDDYIELPEDETVQEAGIDSASPICHQFDSQGRSIHTLGPSYHDAGLVIVDHDEFEVELAYSQDEVPTNCGTMPHPDEDKFYLTAGLPSNPDEGEDGVGAYYVYDTAEDEIIEEDVSTEGVDAHGFWYTPDGEELWVLNRETNDGVIVDPETDEVIEEIDAYGENQSDDTAERDAPDIMWTSPDGQYMFVTLRGPAPQSGDPHAATGVTPGFSVLDIESREIVDTVEPDPIDDFGQDDIDAEAVPDFHGLGVRVVGDFDSDIPNSPPF, translated from the coding sequence ATGACGATAGATCCGACGCGGCGAAAGCTACTGGCGGGAAGTGCGACTGCTGGTATTATTGCGGTCGCTGGCTGTACTAGCGGCGACGACGATCCAGACGACTCCGAGACGGACACTGACGACGATCCGGACGAGTCAGACGACGAGGAACCGATGGATGACGATGAAGGCGAAGACGAGGAAACCGAAACCGAAGACGTCGGTCACTACGAAGTCTGGGCCCTCGATCAGGGACTGGACAACGTCCACCTCTACGAGCCCGGTGAGGGCGACGACGAGTTCGACCACGTCGAAGAAATCGACCTCAACGGACTCGAGGGCGTTCCGGACGAGGGCGTCACGCCACACATGATCGACTTCAGCTCGGACTACGAGTACGCAGCCATTGCCTGTACGGCTGGTGCGCGTACGCTCGTCTTCCGAACCGAAGACCGCGAACTCGTTGGCAACGTCGAAACCGGCGCGTCCTCGCACATGGCCGTTTTCGACCCGAACGACGAGTACATCCACGTCGACGTCATCGCCGAGGAAAAAATCGTTCGCGTCGAAGCCGACCTCGAGAACGAGGAGTTCGAGTACGACGACTACATCGAACTGCCAGAAGACGAGACCGTCCAAGAGGCAGGCATCGACTCGGCAAGCCCGATCTGCCACCAGTTCGACAGTCAGGGACGTTCGATTCACACGCTCGGCCCAAGCTACCACGACGCAGGACTGGTCATCGTCGACCACGACGAGTTCGAAGTCGAACTCGCCTACTCACAGGATGAAGTCCCAACGAACTGTGGGACCATGCCACACCCAGACGAGGACAAGTTCTACCTCACCGCCGGTCTCCCATCCAACCCTGACGAGGGCGAGGACGGCGTCGGCGCATACTACGTCTACGACACTGCCGAAGACGAGATCATCGAGGAGGACGTAAGCACCGAAGGCGTCGACGCACACGGCTTCTGGTACACGCCCGACGGCGAGGAATTGTGGGTCCTGAACCGTGAGACCAACGACGGCGTCATCGTCGATCCCGAGACCGACGAGGTCATCGAAGAGATCGACGCCTACGGTGAGAATCAGTCCGACGACACGGCTGAGCGCGACGCACCCGACATCATGTGGACCTCGCCGGACGGACAGTACATGTTCGTCACCCTGCGCGGCCCAGCCCCACAGTCCGGTGACCCCCACGCCGCAACCGGCGTCACGCCCGGCTTCTCCGTCCTCGACATCGAGAGCCGAGAAATCGTCGACACCGTCGAACCGGACCCAATCGACGACTTCGGTCAGGACGACATCGACGCCGAAGCCGTCCCCGACTTCCACGGCCTCGGCGTTCGAGTCGTCGGCGACTTCGACAGCGACATCCCGAACTCGCCACCGTTCTAA